One part of the Marichromatium purpuratum 984 genome encodes these proteins:
- a CDS encoding class III poly(R)-hydroxyalkanoic acid synthase subunit PhaC, with protein MIPIDIRPDKLAQEMLDYNRKLGQGMENLISAGEIDTGVTPKEAVYQEDKLTLYRYQAPEGAARQPIPLLVVYALVNRPYMTDIQEDRSTIKGLLATGQDVYLIDWGYPDQADRALTLDDYINGYIDRCVDHIRETHDIDRVNILGICQGGAFSLMYTSLHQDKVNNLVTMVTPVNFQTPDNLLSAWVQDVDVDLAVDTMGNIPGELLNWTFLSLKPFSLTGQKYINMVDLLDDPRKVKNFLRMEKWIFDSPDQAGETFRQFIKDFYQRNGFINGGVRIGEDEIDLARISCPVLNIYALQDHLVPPDASRALKGLVGSEDYTELAFPGGHIGIYVSGKAQKEVTPAIGDWLNART; from the coding sequence GCGAGATCGATACCGGCGTGACCCCCAAGGAGGCGGTCTATCAGGAGGACAAGCTGACCCTCTACCGCTACCAAGCGCCCGAGGGCGCGGCGCGCCAGCCGATCCCGCTGCTGGTGGTCTACGCCCTGGTCAACCGACCCTACATGACCGACATCCAGGAGGATCGCTCGACCATCAAGGGGCTGCTCGCCACCGGGCAGGACGTCTACCTGATCGACTGGGGCTACCCCGATCAGGCCGATCGCGCGCTGACCCTCGACGACTACATCAACGGCTATATCGACCGCTGCGTCGACCACATCCGCGAGACCCACGACATCGACCGCGTCAACATCCTCGGCATCTGCCAGGGCGGCGCCTTCAGCCTGATGTACACCTCGCTCCACCAGGACAAGGTCAACAACCTGGTGACCATGGTCACCCCGGTCAACTTCCAGACCCCGGACAACCTGCTCTCGGCCTGGGTACAGGACGTCGATGTCGACCTCGCCGTCGACACCATGGGCAACATTCCGGGCGAGCTGCTCAACTGGACCTTCCTCTCGCTCAAGCCGTTCAGCCTGACCGGGCAGAAATACATCAACATGGTCGACCTGCTCGACGACCCGCGCAAGGTGAAGAACTTCCTGCGCATGGAGAAGTGGATCTTCGACAGCCCCGATCAGGCCGGCGAGACCTTCCGTCAGTTCATCAAGGACTTCTACCAGCGCAACGGCTTCATCAACGGCGGCGTGCGGATCGGCGAGGACGAGATCGATCTGGCCCGGATCAGCTGCCCGGTGCTCAACATCTACGCCCTGCAGGACCACCTGGTGCCACCGGATGCCTCACGCGCACTCAAGGGCCTGGTCGGCAGCGAGGACTACACCGAGCTGGCCTTCCCCGGCGGTCATATCGGCATCTATGTCAGCGGCAAGGCGCAGAAGGAGGTCACCCCGGCGATCGGTGACTGGCTCAACGCCCGGACCTGA